The nucleotide sequence ctaaccccgcccctaaacctcacGTCACGgggcaaagtcaaatcataatAAAACGTACGAATGAGATGAGCCACCATGTAAAATAGGTATTAATTCCTATCGGATTGCGTTGATTAAcgtttatacatatgaaagatacatcgtattaaaatacataaggTTGATAGTCGTGCTAAGTGACACACAAAAAAGTTATAATTGCTAGGATTTGcgaatgcattagctaacaattaACCACATACATTTACAGCATTTGTAAATCTTTGCTATTGTTAGTTTATTTGAGTATAATTGTTTGGTGTTCATAAGATCAAATATCAGTTAACATACAAAAAGTGAACAAAAttaccaaaaaatgacacaattattttttttacatgaactATAATTATAAGTATTTTTTGTCGTTACTTCAtattaaaactgaaaacataacTTGCCTcgctatcgccatctctgtttaaaacataaaattgcaggttactttacttCCTCTTATCACTACCAAAAATGTTATGCAATGAGGGTTACACAGATGCTACACATACCCTCACTAGAGcctttatttgtattttctgggcttcaaaataaaaataaaaggttttttCAGACACACAAAAGCATGAAACCGAGTAAACAATAACTCAGACCAACACAATATGTGACTAATATCATTCTGATTATGCATTGACGGAGCTATTAATCTCTTTGCTATGGGGCTTTGAGTTTGTTGTCCTCTGTTATTTTCACAGCGCGAATTCACGCTCAAGTAATTTTGTTACTGTAATCTCCCATTCTCAGCAGTCGTTTGTTTACGTGACGAAACCGTTCGAACACAATGACAGAACATCATCAGTGTTTACACATCACAGCCACCCTGAGCTCTGACGGAGACAAATGAGCGACTGTAACAGAGCCACGCTTGGCTATCTCTCCCTCTAATGACGTTATATTACATGCCTGTAAATCAAGACAGACGCTGAGACAACTGtgacaaaatgtaaatcttAGGATTGTAAAAGTTTACAcaatacattttcacatttactcATTTGACCGATTCTTTATGCAAATTAAATAGTGAGTGTAGCTAAGCGTTCGTTTCATCAATCTCTACTTTGACTTTAAAGGTGTCTAGCTTACACCTGTTAATATCTGCTGGATATGTGAACCGATTTGTAATTTTTGcatgtcacccagcacgactttccATCAAAAGTACTTTAATATGCGATatttttcatatgtataaatatatatcaacgcaatctgatgggaattcatatctattttacaaggtggctcattcgtgtgaattacTTTTTCCTACGATCTTATTCGTATGTTTTGTTACGATatgacttttcccctgtgacgttataggtttaggggcggggttagggtagccatttatcattgctttgccacctcgtgaaactagcatttttagctaaattagccgttgcggctgtgattttagggtttgggttgaggtaaggtgttggttagccaacTCCTAAAGTATTTGCGACTTCTTTTGAAATCAGGTtagaaatatataattatacatACACACGTTTTTCTGTGTATTGAAAAATTGTCGTGctggtgacacgaaaaaaacgtcgtgctgagtgacacgaaaaaaagaggaaattcGTGTTgatgaacatgaattaatagattacagttcgtgCCAATttcacgaattcccgtgagactggGTTGAGCGGCCAGCGGAGTTCATGAGACGAATGACTGATTCTACATCCGTTTGGAGGACACAGGGATCGACGTCAGGTGTGACAGAGATTTATTTGAGTTCTTTGCGTGTCAAGACCATCGTGGCTTTCCAATCATAGGTTTGATTTGTCCGGCGAGAACCTTCAGACACATTCACATAAACCTGCAGTCAAAAccacacagagaaacacacattcacaaccCTCCCACTCATAACATACGGACAGATAAATGTGTGCATCCTGAGATTCTGAACTCTAGCTTTAGCATACATTAAACCCTATAGATCTTCAACATAATACCAGTGGGAATCCACAGAAAGCGTGATACAAAACATCTCATCACAAAACAAATACTATTCCAACTAGGAAAACTCACTCAAGACATCACAGACTTCTTCATCTTCACATGACCTCCACTAAATAAACCTCTCTTGAATTCTCTGGGCACATCGCCAACAGACAGTGTCGTTCACATCGCCAACTCTCATTAACAGGATTGACTTCCAGTCACTTTGTCAGTGAAAATCAATGCGTGTGAATGCCCCTCCAGGGCGGTGAGGGGATTCTTATGTTAACTAGCGAATATTGTACAGTACACCCCTTAGGCGTGTTGAAACACGTCTGTGGCTTTCCTCAAAGCGCCCATAGCTGTGATTATCATACTGTCAGAGATTAGATGAAGAAGCAGTGAGGATTCATCGGATTCATTAAAATTCTGACATTACTTATTTACCCACATCAAtcgaaacctgtatatgactgctggtgaatacaaaaaaagatattttgagaaatgtttgagtggTTTTGATTGCATAATAGAAGTCAATcgggttgtttggttaccaatgttctaaATGTTCTAATATCTCTTTTGTTCTtcgttttgcaaaagaaactcattcagatttgaaatgacacatgCACTGAGaaaaacaactagtaggattaattaattttttgtgtaattATCGTAAcgtttgcacacagtttttaaaagaaaattaacacttttttttttaagtgaatccTACTTTTTTTCAGTGAtgtggtgaataaatgaagacagaattagcatttttttgcataaaattaaatatactgtGCATGTGTTTTGTCTTTGATATTCTCCCCATTTGTTCTATATATGAACGAGCaaagaaaaaagtgaaaaatgtcATATATATTACTCAATGTTATATATATAACACAATATACTACtttaacattacattatatgCATAGCCAAATCGATTTAAAATGCTACGTATGCTAATAAAGTACTTCAcggttttaaaaacatgtagaGAGAGGacatgtataatgtgtacactACACACAGTGATAGACAatcatagacacacacacacacacacacacacacacacacacacacatgtctgatTTACTATCTCCATGGGGACAGTACAGatgcgtaatgttttttatactgtacaaactgtatattttatccactacccctaaacctaaagatcatagaaaaagcatttttagatttttgaaaaatattgttctgtacaatttataagcttttttgcccatggggacctcaattttggtcctcactgtgacacgagtccccatgtgttggtgtgccttcaggtttaggtccccaccgggatatacaaacatgaacacacacacacactatctgCAGTATGCAGTGGGTGGATTAGCTTTTGAAGTTTTATTACCTTTCTCAAGTCTACCAAAGTGAGATTTTCTCCAGCTACTTTTGTCCATGTGTCTTTTCTTATCACCATGTTTCCACACTTCTCTACCTGTTCACACAGCTACGGCTTATCTCAGCTTAAACACACAAGTGCACAAACACCACTTGAACATGCTGAAATGTTAAAAAAGGTTTTGAGGggaatacatatttaatgttacGTTTTAAAATCACAAATCAATCACATCAGCTTGCGGTTTGGACCAACCACAATACCATCAGCCTGGTTAGAAGCCGCACactgcaatgcattgtgggtgaCAACTCTCAAAGCCCTAAACTAACAGCTAATGCTGTCAGCGGAGGGCCGCAGTGGATTAGTGCCTGTCAGTAACACTTAAGAATGACAAAACAGAGACGGCCAATAAAAATCAACGGATAACCGATGAGCCCTGATTCTCATTGGCTATTGAGGAAGCTTTGATCTACTGGGCTTCTTTGTGATTGGACAGAATCGGTGCGTGGGATTCTGGTGTGTAGTATCTTTCCACAATTCAGGTTTGGGAGGCCTGAGGCAGACGATGTCCCAGTTATGACACACATTTACATGGACTGCAGTCAATTACAGCATCAAAGTCTGCACATATCGAAGTGTGAGCGAGTTAAAGTGAACATACTATAGGAATGATGTAAGAAACGGTTCTGAAAGATGGAAAGTAGAATAGATCGGTTTCCCAACCAGGGTGTCGCCAAACATACTTGATTTCAATTATAGATAATATCAATAAGACTGTTGTAAAAACACGGGGAGGCTGCATGAAAGAATACTTTTGTtcactgaaaaaatatttaaaagccATGGCTACATGTTAATGCAATGTTGAATAAAACTTTGTAATTAAGAAATTGATTGGTTTGCGGTGTTAAAAGTCTACGAATTGACCAAACAGGGTGATCATAAAAAACACACGCAATTATTCGTTagttcgtaactattttacgaggtggccaATAAGTGCAAATTTGTATGATGTGaatcatataaaaatgtaaaattattagAACACAGCAATAATAAAGCAAAATGCAAATTTATGCGAATAATTACGTAATTATTCTGCTTTCGAATTAACTTTGCAAGAAAGCACACGTAATTATTTGTTAGTTCGTAACTATTTAACATGGTGGCCAATATGTAGAAACTTGTACGACGTAAAATTATAAGAACAATGCAATAATAAAGCGCCGCCTCTAAACCTAACGTCGTTGGTGCAAATCCGATCGTTCTAAAACTTACAAATAAGATtgtaggaattcacacgaattaGTTACTTCGTAAAGTAGTTACGAATCGCCATGAATGTGTTGTCAAACCTTTTCACAAATTCAAGGTACTTCTCTAACACCGAAACTTGTTTCTATTTTACTTGTGTGCAGTCAGCAGAGAGTGAAATTCTCTGCAAACATTCTCTCATCACAAATTCCTGTCTCAATAGAATACTATGTGTGCATAAAATGAAGTGCAAACAtttgaaacatacagtatgacaTCGTTCCTTCAGCAAAGGTTGGGAAGCACTGCAGTAGGTGAAAAGGAAATTAGAAAGCAGATCAGGTAGGAGTGTGAGAGCTGGCATCACTTACTAAAGAAGATGTACTCCGTGTAGCTGCTCCAGATCTTGTCATCTCTGTACTGGTTAACAAAAGCAGCAGTTCCTGTAGAGTTGCAGGCCACCATCTGAAACCCGGCTTCACTCAGCCTATCGAACGCTTGCTCCAGGTAGGTGAACTTCAGGTAGAAGCGCGAGGTGTATTTCTCCGGAGGACGGTCTGGATCTCGACTCTCATTGAGAGTGTCCCCAAACACCTCCTTTGCTAGAGCGATACGGCCGCACACCATGATCCGTGCCACGCGCCGAAACTTAGCATCTGCTTGGTTATCCCTCACCATTGTATACGATCCCCGGTAACCAATGGTAATGAACCCTGACCTCTTGTCCGGGGCGGAGGAGGACGTGGCGTGATGAGTGGCACTGTTTCCGGTTCGTGTCACCAACTCGCTACTCTGGGAACTTTCCTCGATGTCACTTTGGCAGCCTTCGTCATTTAGCGACCCTTGCTTAGCTACACGTGGCCCCAGAAGCCTCAGAAGCTCCCCCAATTGAAAGTGTTCGGCCTCGCGCTGCAGACGCTCTCGCTCCGGGAAGTGTTCGGGGAGCACCAGCTGGCGGTCCCTCAGGAAGTCCAGAACGTATCGAAACAAGAAGCCGTCGCGGTCGATGAAAAAGCGCCCGCGGCTGTCGCGGGGCAGTTCCTGCGGGGTGTAGCGGGTGAACATGGTGTGGAGAGTGGTGTCAGGTACGCTGACCAAGGTGGAACGCTTGGTGACGTAGACCTGGCCACCGACGTTAAGTTCCACGATCTCCGGGTACGGGCTGGACACCTCACTGATGGGGAGTACAATTTCCTTCATGGCCATGGTCCAAACGCAAAGACGTGACGGGACGGAAGAAATGAGGCGGGTTTGGAAACAGGGCAAAAAGCtccaaaagaagaaaagaaggAATCCACAGATGTCCAGAAAGATGGAGTGACAGATGTCAGTCAAGGCTTCATTGCCAAAAAGATATTAAAGTTTGAGAGAGGACTACATCGCTGCtagaggatgagagagagagaaagagagaaaacgagaaagagaggagagaaggaaagaaaagagGGGAGTCAAGTTTCCTCACCGGCAGCCCCTCTGCTCATGAAGAGAGATGCGGAGTACGATGTGGAGAATAGAGATactgagagggggagagagagagagagagagagagagagagagagagcgagagaggaagGGAGGAAGGTAAAGAGGAGGAACACCACACAGAGGCTCACATCATTTGTCCAAGGTCTGAGGGAAGCCACAGTGACATCATCTGCAAAATAAGAAGAGGAGTGGAGGTGTAGCAACATGTCACTGCCTTTTAAAAAGACAGTAACGCATTCATTTACACACGACAAGATCAGGTGCATAAAACGAATTCTGTAAAATGTAATGGAATACGATTAAACTAGGATGTTTATTAATCCAGAAGATTATGAGAATCCAAATATGCTTTTTTGTAGAATTTTTTTGAGCTGTGTAGTATAATCATCTCTCTAAATGACTATATTGTGTAATTGACTTGGACTCTGTCTGCGCGTTGTGGCATACTGCATAATGAACAGGCACGCAATGTGATTGTCTCATGGGAATAAACACAGATTATCTGTAATTCTCACATTATCTCTGCCAAACCATTAAAACAGAGGGAGAAAAGAGGGAAAACATTACAATAATAATCCTGTAGACTATAGCTCCACCTAGAGGCCATACGCATTGAACTAATATTCAGGACGAAAGAAATACTTAATAAATACTTAATCCAACCAAATTGAAAGGGTTGAGGTTTATAAGTAAACAAATATGTAGCAAAGGTGAgtaaagcatttatttttaaactaacacgatcttaaatatttaaagattaaagatattttgtagtagtttttgttaaaacacGAAATCTTGATCAAATTACCACATAGAGAGTATCTgtatgtgggtagttgacaaataaacccgACATGCATGGTGTGAaggcaaacatttagaaaacaaaccgttaataatatattattaatatatttattataaaaatagcataagagagatttatcttcatggTTAggtttatttctacatttttgccatCACACCACAGGACGTTTCTTTAATTTGTAACTTTTTCTCTACTACATTTGGTTGTTAAATAttccatttttttctctttgagAGCATTACTAAAACCTacacaaaaaaatctacaaaaatcttacactctacacaaacgaatgcacctctacagacccttctgtcaagctcctgaagtttgcagatgacaccacagtcattggcctcaACACACCccgcacacaaactttttgaactcttgccctctggccggtgcttcagagcaccaaacaccaggacttccagacacagaagcagcttcttcccccaggcaatctccctcctaaacagataactgctgcAATATTCCACTTTCACTGCTcctagtgccttattatatgtacattttatgtcattttacttacatttgcacaagtgtacatacaatctgttaatatgtttattctactatatactaccctgtgcaatgtctcttatatgttcttatcccccattttctgtacaatagtctttattttatatatgcatattttagaatcttttagactgtaaatcttattatatttgtattgtcattgtgttgaatgtctgtactagaagcttccaacaccaaagaaaattccttgtgtgtgcttggcaataaagctcttctgattctgatctgaTTTTACACACCGAGATGCATTTTCATCCTTTTGATGAGGATGCTGCAaaatttgaatgttttaaaagaTTAATTCGTTCAAAACATGCAAATTTTACTGCAACTTCATCAGAAGGATGAAAAGGTATCCAGCTACAAGGTGATATTTCTAAAGGACAGCGCTAAAAAAGGCTTTTCAGAAGAATGGATGATGATAATATCAATACATCACTATTTATCACTGTCATTCTAGGTACATCGTCCTACCTGAGAAACAATAGGCATCCACAGAGGATAACCTAAACCGCAACGGCTGTTGTTGCTTTATGGTAATCATCTGCTCCAAATGCTAAAATGCGTAATTACTCTGAGCCTGAGAACTGAAGCCTCTGAGAGTCCAAATTCTCCCAGTTGTTGAATGGACTGATTGATCAACTGTTATATACAGCATTTTTATGCAAATCTCATGCAAGGCATATTTCCAACGGTATGTAATTTTCCCACACACATGGTTTCACGCATACATAACCACCGACAAACAAGGAAGCAGTTGGCAATTGGAGCACAGGGGTGTAAATGATAATGCTGATGCTGGCCTCTGTCTCTATAATTATATATCAAGCTGTTTATCATGGAGACTACGCCGATTTCAACGGCATGACCATGAAGCATTTTTTCTTCTCCGTCTCTTTTTCTCTGAAACGTGTTCTATAATGTGATGTTTTCATGTATTTCCATAAAATTCTTGCTACAGATGAAATTCATTACTGAACAATGCGAGTCTTGGCAGTCAGCTTGTTTCGATTTGTCAGCAGCCAGCTAGCAACCACAAACAACACACTTGCAAACAACTTACATTAGCAACTCCCAAATAACCAGTTGGAACACTATAACAGCCTGACAACACACTAACGACATTTAAAGGGGGGATTTAACGccgtttcatgcattctgacttcttaacaatgttaaacgtacggtcttctcatgcttaccatggtcaacttgtcaaaaaacgagttggaacgtattatgtagtatttctgtgctcgaaaCACTCCCCCAAGGTGCGTATAGGTTTGGGAAAAAGgtttttttgaaaatgaaaaccgttacgtaacaacttttcttagtcctttATTGGGCAAAAGCACaccccacggcaaggcgaaggaaatagcccgcccacgcatcaaccaacgagcgataggaagacccgcttaccatcaagattggctgcgctgtgggcctgcagctgcagctcgttactcttgccatagtgagagaagttgaggtgtgtttgtttgttcacggcatttcagtgatggacggtggatataacgctggatttgcagatcgtttgaaactgatagatcgagcggtcccagcgctaaaaaaAGCCtgacatgaaccgcacacggtaagtgaaactaagtcatgtctgtgttttgtcagCAATcgtgcataaatgtaaacaacacgaacttatagtgaatcaaaaccagtgttgccaacttggcgACTTTGTCGCTATAATTAGCgacttttcagacccctttagcgacttgtttttcaaaaagcgactagcgacaaatctagctactttctgaataaGCCTTGGCGACTAagcgaaacattctgcttcacttCTACTGCCCCGCGAGAGCGAGTTTTTGCCTTCCCCGCGCAGCACCACCTCACTGTCTACTCTGTACAGTTTGAGCGCCCACCAGAGAGAAGCAGCTGAAGACCGCACTGACGTTTGAATGAGATTTGCAGTTTgcatgtacaaacagtgtttccaagaactaatcacttattgaccttgtttgagcatttatgattaCAAAACGTGATGAAACGCCACGACTATGTATgtgtaaacatgaacacagacgGATTTTAGCTGTTCAATTAAAATGACTGCTTGTGTGTAGTTTTAAGGGGTcgagttcactcactattacatagtttttgttgtctgccaacagaaacacaaaaataatttagtattaaaaatgatagatttaagaacctatttattgtgcatttgggtgaattgttttaatataatactatatacgacagctcagagagtagagatatgaagcagacctgaagcgCTTAGCTTGTCAGATACTATGTGATGACGTCGCGGATACGCAAATTAGCGCGTGACGTCATCTGgcgacatttagcgacttttcgggcaggctttagctactttccattaaaaagagttggcaacactgaTCAAAACAGTTATGCAGagttaatgcgatgatgtattgtgtgctcatgatttagttcctccccccgCACACACCCAGGGAtgtcgtatgttttcggaaataatcgtacagctgtatctatcttttatcaatgtgatcaaactaaatactcttctaagatacgaagtatgcaatactactctataggtactcaagattaatatgaga is from Triplophysa rosa linkage group LG13, Trosa_1v2, whole genome shotgun sequence and encodes:
- the kctd8 gene encoding BTB/POZ domain-containing protein KCTD8; translation: MAMKEIVLPISEVSSPYPEIVELNVGGQVYVTKRSTLVSVPDTTLHTMFTRYTPQELPRDSRGRFFIDRDGFLFRYVLDFLRDRQLVLPEHFPERERLQREAEHFQLGELLRLLGPRVAKQGSLNDEGCQSDIEESSQSSELVTRTGNSATHHATSSSAPDKRSGFITIGYRGSYTMVRDNQADAKFRRVARIMVCGRIALAKEVFGDTLNESRDPDRPPEKYTSRFYLKFTYLEQAFDRLSEAGFQMVACNSTGTAAFVNQYRDDKIWSSYTEYIFFRPACKSASPKFDRDEPKSEKLLDKASESGASLNELSTSSSETHSEATSPQDHGPILVSRGEVVGGSRAPCGALHSVSRPPSTLTLGRPSKKGSSVQWMELPDKRRNSELFQSLTSGVGLRESGGSGLTRRKTLERPSPEEEMKQCIRDFRKIKIPQAFPERKRQWQSELLQKYGL